The nucleotide sequence caaaaggagagagagacagaccgCAGTTTGGTTGCGTGTGATGATAGGAGACACAATGACGCTCTTGTCTCTTCTGGGTCGGATCATGCGCTATTTTCTCCTCAGGCCGGAGACATTGTTCCTGCTCTGCATCAGTCTGGCGCTGTGGAGTTACTTCTTCCACACCGACGAGGTGAAAACCATCGTCAAGTCGAGCCGCGATGCCGTGAAGATGGTGAAGGGGAAAGTGGCGGAGATGATGCAGAACGACCGGCTGGGAGGCCTCAGCGTCCTGGATGCGGAGTTCTCCAAAACCTGGGAGTTCAAGAACAACAACGTAGCCGTGTACTCCATACAGGGCAGGAGGGATCACATGGAGGATCGCTTCGAAGTGCTCACCGACATCACCAACAAGAGCCACCCGTCCATATTCGGGATATTTGACGGTCACGGAGGAGAGGTAGGCTGGGAGACAGGTTCCACAGGCCCGTGTTGGAGCAGTGCGTTTAGTTTGGACTCATccagacctgctgctgctgctgctgctgcagttgtcAGCATCACATCAGATCAGGAGACAGGAAGGCAGGACTGGAAGTTTTTTAAGATCAGGCTTACACATTttaacatgcacaaaaacacacattttaatattAGAATGTATGCAGATGCTGTTTCATGAAAAATCTCCATAGCAATCAGTAAAAACATTCTGggcattaaataaattaataaatgaattgaTGTTATTAAAGCCCTGCAACTTCACTAtgaagcaactggacttctcttgtaagTTCTTTTAGATCATCCCAGAGGCTTCTGTATGTCTACCAGAATGATGGGGAATTCCAGACATCTGAAAGAGGAAGagtcttctttctttttgtacTAAAGACACTACCATAACCTGGGTGAATGAGAGTCGACATACAGATATTATTGAaggtttaaaatgagaaaacttaGGATGAGGCCGTTCTAAACTCTTCATAGAGATGTCAGGTCTCCGTAGGAGCTGAAGTGGCCTTTTTGACTGGCACAAACTTACATCACTTGTGTTTCTCGCTTCACGCTCGCTGCATTCTCAAACAGAGCACTCCCCCCTCCCCACGCTGGCATTGTATTCTCTTGGGTGAGCACCTCCACCATCCCACTGCCAATCAGAGACTTGACTTGGGATTCGTCACAAAgagctttgtgtgtgtctttgtgtgtgtgtgtgtgtgtgtgtgtgtgtgtgtgcacagtggtttgcagtgtgtgtgtgtgtgtgtgcgctttttgtctgtttctttctcctccactgCCTGTTGTCAGGGGTCACTGGCTTCTCATTGCTGCCTGAAGACCACTTGTCTTGGACACCATCTGTCATGCCATCACCGCTGTCCCCCACAAGTTCCATTAGACAGCACGCAACACTGAATGACAGCGGTTAAGTTTTTGGTTGTGAATTCTGTTTCTCgtgttttattgtagttttagAATATGCTTAGATTAGAAGCCTGGAGACTCTTAAACAAATGCCATGCAGCTATGAAAAGATGAGCAATGAATTATGAGAAAAGACAGAGCAGATTGTCTATATATATCCTAATTTTTGAGAATGTCGTCTGCTGTTGTtgtaaaggaaaacagaaatgCGGATTAAGTCATAATTGTGGAGCTTAAGTCGGAAATCTCATTAAATGGAGATTCCAAATGATAGCTTCTCTACGCACTGGCTGTAGGGCCAGCTATTTTCTCAACTAGTGTAgtaattgttttgtttagaaaatgtgaggaaatattgaaaaatgtccatcagtttttaatcagattccttcaaattgcttgttttgtaaGCAGCATTTCAGCCCCCCTCAAATACCCAGATTACTGTAACTGACAGGCAGAGAAAACCATCATTTAAGAGTGTAAGCAGTGAGGTTTTGACTTTTTCTGTTgcttaaataaactaaaacatttTATCCAAAGAGTCACTGATTGATTTTAATCTTTTAAGCTCTATTCTAAGGTTTTCATTAGACACAGGAAATTGATTTTCTGTCTTAAGTAAAGAGGGATTAGTTTAGTTTGCTGTCCAAAGATGCTGCAACTGTTGGGAACTCAAAGTAAATGCTCTCCTGCTCATTGTGAACCTGAACAGAACTGCTGTGACATGATgcgcattttttttattcagaaatataCAAAGTCACACTGCCCATTCACTCTTTAAAAATAAGATTACATGCGAGAGTTGCCATTGGGTTGTTTTCAGTGAGACAAACACAGAGTAGAGGGTGTTGACCCATCTGGACCGCTCTGTCTATTTCTGTCctgcaaacaaacatttatCCTTCCCCTCCATCCTGATATCTCTCTCTAATTCTTCCTCCTTTTCACTCACTCTCCTTCTGTTCTCTGATCAATCTCTTTCTCTGTGCAAATTTGTatttctcagtgtgtgtgtgtgtgtgtgtgtgtgtgtgtttacttgtTTGTCCTCTACTTTTATATATTCTTCACTTATTGTCCAGCTTTAGAGTTTTGACATGGAGTGGGTCACTCTGACATCTGTCTCAGCTATTATAGGGTCATTAGCATCAGTAAACAGACGTCATTCTGCAACATGGAAAAACACTCACTATCACAGACGCAATTCCCAGTTTATACAGTAGGTCCTAACTGGAAGTGCATTTTAGTTGAGTGAGAAATGAGTCGAGGGTCATTTGTCAAAGCTAATGAGGTGTCAGGAAAATTGCATGAATATCCCAGGACATTTGTttgctgctgcatttttatgcagtttggcacaattataaacacacacacactcacacacacacacatcaccaaTATTAAACGAAGCGATCCTGCCAAGCCAAATATGGGCAAACAGAACAGACTGCCTCTCAGTGCAGTTCGTCCTGACTGAAAATATGCAGCAAATTTCTCAAACGCGTCTCTGTTCTTTTTTGTAGTTTATATGGAGGCAGTGAGTTATGGGCCAGACTTATAAAAGTCAggacaagctgctgctgctcctcttttAGCTTgatttattgtgacttatttgCTGTTGAAGCAGGAACTTTGAAAACAGGCTTTGCTTTATAAGATTGAATTTTGTTGCATGCAGAGTCTGGGTGGGGGTGGCAATGGATTTGGTAAAGCAGAAATATCAATAAGACATTCAGATTACATTTGAATCCATTTTCAGTAAGGTTGGTCCCATATTTTGCCTTCACTTAATATATGTCAAGACAGTACAACACGTGGGTCGTTTCAGAGGCTTGTAGCTGCACTCACTCTGGCATTTTCTGCCTTCTGCTACAAATGGAAATTTACACTCGGAGCTCCTTCCCTGATTCCAGCTCCCTGAGTGCCTCTCTCtccaattaaataaatgatggaGGACTCTTGTCCAGCtgaaaggaaataaagaaggGGAGGGgacggcagcagcaggaggagatgCTTTTTCTCTCCTGATAATTAGGAACGTTATAACCTCGCCTAATACCTCACATCCAGCTCATATTCCTTCACTGCATGTAATTCCCAATTCCATAGACTTTGTGATAAACATTTTGAGGGTACTTTTAGTGGCTGTCAGTTTAAATGTCATCTGTGCTGGTTAAAAAATGCCATTATTGATTTGAAGGAAGCAGTTATGATGAAAATATAGCAGAGAGATTTAGGAACAAACCACATGTTCAGTGATTAATGGTTATCTGGTTTTTGGCTTATTTTTCTAGgtattaaaactgaaatgtatGATCACACAAACATTTCAGGATTTAAATTTACTCAAGTTGGAGTCACATATATTCTAATAGTGGTGTCTAAAACACATCAGCAGATCAATAAAGCATGTGCACCAAATGGCCCAGTGTCTTAATTTCCATAGGAACTGCGAATATGAAATATGTATTCTGTATCAACCGAGGGATATTAAAATGGCATAACATTTCCCCCCTTTTAGATTTGATTCGACAGCATTAGTGTAATGGAAATCTTGGCAGAGAAAATGAGGGAAGAAGCAGATAAGTAAagccaggaggaggaagaggaggaggaggagggcaagTGGGCTGGAGGATGAGGAGGTTGTTCAATAATTCAGTGCAGAACACCTGCTGTATGTAACCAAAAAAGCACTTCTTTAAATTAGAGTTGTATTGGACCACATTGCCTGGCAACAACCCTCCACGAAaagtaaaagacatttttcattctgtctttttaaacctGTCAAACTGAGGATAATTAATGCGAGAGTGTGATGAAATCCGTTTTTTCAACAGTAATGTAGTGCGAGCAGTTTTATGTATAAGAACTGCATGTTTTGTAGAAAGTAATagcaccaaaaataaaaataactctgTAAATTACTGGAAAGATGGGATGTCTTGGcacctgcagagaaaaacagacatataGTATATGCACATACATAGATATCAATATAGACATGTACTTTATTGCCCTACAAGGAAACTTGTCTGGGGATTGAACCTACAGCATCATATAGCACACATTATGCAAAAattcatacaaaaaatgaagcGAAAATAGTTTCAgttaataaaacacagattaaaTCAACCggattctgtaaaataagaagaaagaagaagacagtCATTTCTGCAGAGGGGGGAAAACATATGTAGTCAAATACTATAATAAATACTTAAGTCATAGTGTCTGATACTGACAAAATCATATAGTCCTCATGTTGCTATTTGAAATCTTGATGGCGGGTGGGATGAATGAATTTTTGCTTGGATCAAGTTCTGGATTCAGGATGTGTTGTATCAGTAAGAATCTTCTGTGTGTCACTGAGCAGATGTTTTATATAAACACTAAAGATGGTGATGTTCTTTATTGCCAGTGACCTTCATGCATGTTTGGATGAGATGTGTGAGCCCCCAGGTTACCTCGCCACACCCTTGTATGCCATATCAAATTACACTCTAAAATCATTagacaaagcaaaaacagaagttCACTACTTGCACTGTAAGGATTCTCATAGTCCATCTTCTGTTATAGCGTAGTAGAGTAAAGGTTCCAacatacatttgcatgtataaTGTGATGAATATATAACTGGACTGGGTTAACAGTAGACAGcgagcaacattagcatttatcTGAAGTTCTTTTTTCAACCACCTGCCAAAAATCACTCTCCATTTTGCTCTGttctgagggaaatatctgacACTTTACTGCATGAATGCTGCAATTTTGTGCTTCACAGAAAGCATCCAGTGGGTTTATTAAAACCTTCTCACTAAGAATGTATGATTAAAAACCGAAATAGTGAGCTGAAAGGCTTTTAAACTCTGTTCTGTTGAGGAGAAATGTAGATTCAGAGAATACCTCAGTGCTacaagcaacattttttcacTATTCACAGACATTGAATATGTTGCTAAAATAATAACAGCGATTAATGCTGCTTTGAAATTACTGTACATCAAGCAAACTTTTCTAAAAAATCTAGTTAAGCAAAATCCGCTGCTATGCCAAaattaatcttttattttaatggctttttaaaatgatacaCCTGCATGCATTTTAGTCGTGGTTGTGTTCAACACTTGCAAATTACTGTGCAAGTTAAACAAATCCCTTGCATTTGCCTGTGCATTACTGGCATAAATGAGTAGGACTTGATGTTTCTGACCGTTTTCAGTGATGGCAAAGAAAGCTCTGTGCCACCTTCACTTACCCTCTGTCCTCTGTTTAatcctctctctgtgtcttcctCTCCCAGGCTGCAGCTGACTATGTGAAGGCCCACCTGCCCGAGAccctgaagcagcagctgcaagCCTTTgagagggagaagagagagagcgCTCTGTCATACGGCAGCATCCTCGAGCAGCGCATCCTGGCCGTGGATCGCGAGATGCTGGACAAACTCTCTGCCAACCACGATGAAGCAGGTCAGGAGAGGGAGGAGTGAAGCGtgtgaggaaagagagagagaagaagagaagttAGAAAAATAGACTTTGAACGCTTGTGGGAAAGCTGGATGGGAATTTTGCGACATTAAAGTAGCCAGATAAGATGCATAGTGAAGTGTTAGCACATGCAACGGTTCAACATTTGCATAAATCACGCAGCGCTTTAGCCTCAGTCGAAATGTACATGTTAAATGATGAATTTGAGTACTCTTTCATTCTACTCTCTGCTTCTCAAAGGACGTTCTGCATCACGGCACTGTGCCTATCTAATAAAATCTCACAATTTCCTGTATAATATCCTCCCAGCTTAGTGCTTCTTAGCTGACATTTACCTTGTCGATGGGCTCTTTTGGTACAACCCACTGGAAACGCTGACTGAGGAGAGCGCGACTACTATGCTGTAACATTATGCTGCTGAAAAATTTCAGAGAAATGCTCAGATTGATCGGTTGGTGGCGTTTGATAGATTtatccaataaaaaaacaacacttccCTCCTGCATTTGACCTActattgtttttcattattgatttgtTGAGTGACAGTATGCCAATGTCAGCTCAGGATGTTGAAGACGCAATAGAAGGTCACCCACAGACACAGAAATTCTGTTTGTTCCCTACTGACTCACAGTTCAACCATGTTATTAAGGAAAACCATTGATCTATTGTTGccttcttcaaaaaaaatcttaacatCAAGCATTTCTATATGTCATCATACATGTACTTTGAGCTGTGGAGACCAAGCAAAGTCACATCCTTATAAATCACTATGTTTATTACATTAAATAACATGGTTTCAGATGTTTTCATACCAGAGAGCAGAGGTAGTTTTTGGACTTTTCCCAAGAAGTTGCAAGACAGTTTCATTATCAAGGATCAACATCACGTTAACCAGACATTAACATTCTATTGTATTCTCTTAACGGCTCCCAAAGTTAGGGAGTGTCTCAGTAGCTCACCTGTTAGAGCCTGCACACCTAATGCCAAATCTCAGTCCTTATCACAGCGTCCTAAGTTTGATTCCAGCCCAGTCCCCTCTTTTCTCATCTCTATGTAACAAAGGCAAAATGCCCAAAAcgaatctttaaaaaaaacccaaaacaaaacagtttaatgGTTGTTTTATGTAAATCTGGCACAAGTACTGTTTGCAAATGCCTGTCATGGTTTGGCATCACAGGACAGGATAACTACAAAAGCATATTTGTGCACAGGAAAGCAGTTTAACACAATGTTTTGTGAACCATCATAGGATGCTAAAAGTGTTGTGGTCTATAAATCCTGAGCTTATGTTACTCCCAgctgggtaaaaaaaaaaaaaaaggaagattaTCAGTGAGTAGCATGTGCTTGTTCAGAACATTCACTGAAATTGTTGTGAACCTCGTCTGGTTTTTGCGATTGTCTTTGAACTACAGGAACAACGTGTCTGGTGGCGCTGCTGTCAGATAGAGAGCTCACAGTGGCCAACGTTGGAGACTCACGTGGTGTGTTGTGTGACAAAGACGGGAATGCTGTTGCACTATCACATGACCACAAGCCGTATCAGCTTAAAGAGCGCAAGAGGATCAAGAGGGCAGGTACAGGATGAGaaccacaacatttttttaatataaaactgtACCTGCACTACACCTCTTGAATTTGGGATCCTTGGTTGCCATCTGTTGGTCTATTCTGGAATAGCACCATGTTCAACCTTGTACAGTGTCAGAATTTGATATCTTGGGCcaaataaagatgcaaaatctaTCATGATTTGGACTAATagacagtttgtttgtttgtttgcattagTAGACTTTCaggttttgcttttattctgaaattaatgtaaaatttgtcttttttatttcttcacttCCAGGAGGCTTCATCAGTTTTAATGGATCTTGGAGAGTTCAAGGAATCCTAGCGATGTCCCGCTCTCTAGGGGACTACCCACTGAAAAACCTTAACGTAGTCATCCCCGATCCTGATATTATGACCTTTGACctggacaaactgcagccagaGTTCATGATCCTGGCGTCCGACGGCCTGTGGGATGCCTTCAGTAACGAAGAGGCGGTGCGGTTCGTCCGTGAGCGTCTCGACGAGCCTCACTTCGGCGCCAAGAGCATCGTCCTCCAATCTTTCTACCGAGGCTGCCCCGATAACATCACCGTCATGGTGGTGAAGTTCAAAAGTGGAGCTGGAGGGAGCAGCAAGACAGGGGAGTAGGTGAGGGTCAGGGTTAGAGCTCACAATGTGATCAGTATGATTTTCCCCATGTTCTGGGTAAAGCAGAAAGTACAAAATCACAGGTGAAGGGAAATTAAAGTATGGACACTGAGaactgcacacacatacagacatatgtacacacacatgcaaacacatgtaAAAGTGAGGGtctgttttattctatttaactGAGAACAGGGCATTTAAACACAATGCAGATATTATAACCATCTGCTAGACGAAAGATGAATACATGAAACTACAGAAGTTCAAGCCTACCACACACTGGTGGATTTTCTCTTTACCAGCACACACTAGACTGTGATTGCTTTACTACTGTTTACTATACATGCACACGAATGGTACAGCTCCACTGGCGGCTTCTTCAGGGGAGGCTTCAACTAGTGCCTACTCAACAATTACTGTGCAACTACAGGATGTTTCTGAAAATGCAATTGCAAAAACACCACCAAGCTTGCTGCATTTTGATGATGCTCTAAAGTATTGTATGCGTCTATTACATTTTTCGACCTGGAATGATAATTTGTCAAATATGAGAAGACCCCAGTGGATCCATACCTTTATTTACATTAAGTGATGCAACACCCAAATATAGCTTCTGAGTATAAAACACTCAACCGCTGCGGACTTGAGAGGTGCCTGTTAAGGATTCGTAGTATCATATTTCAGCTGAGTTAGGCTTCAGTTCATGCAGGTACGATGGATTTTAAAAGTTATTCCAGTGGAAAAAGGAAGTTTAAATATGGAGTAAAAGAGCAGGAGATCTGATTGGCCTGCTGTCATGTCATTGGAGTTTGACCAATCAGAACTGTCATTGCTGCTCTGTGGGCTTGTGAAAGTTTTAGTTGGCAGGCTTTTTTATACATCTTAAATGAAAAGAAGCTGTCTTCAGcgtaaatgttaattaaatgttattaaaagGGGGGACTATGGTAGTGTGAGAATATGGGTATTTCTCAGTAACATAacacactgaaataacaaaaatgcacatttaaaataCTTACTAAGAGTAAATTGGGACTTGTTGGCTATCTTAAATGTGACCACTGATTACAAACTGATACCATTGTAGGATTTCTCAGTGACAGATCTGTGACAGACTAATTTGAGAGTTTTCTGTGGATATTTTTGTTTCACTCGCCACACAAATCCTTAATCATGATCATCCagactttattttgaaggccaaatcttcatatttttaaagatgtcTTTCAAGTCTGCAGAAAATGTGTGatactcagaaaaaaaaaataagggtGGAATGCCACACAAACCTGCAACACACatataaatgcacacaaacacacatagttctgaaaaaaatgcacttttcaaatgtttatttttcggAATGATCAGTTCTTACATATCAGCCAATGTAATGCAAGAGGGGGTTTTAAGTGCGTAAAACATAATTTGCAACCTGACATTCACTCAAGTTTTTGGAGCTAATGTGAACTGTTTCGTCAAAGTGGTTTACACCATCTGTATCAGGGCATGTGCTTTGGCTTATCCATGTTCATGAAAAAAAGTACTTACAGTGTGTAATAATGGACACTGGAGGCTGCCTTTGACCTGGGAAGCACACAAAAATAGGACGTGCAACCGACAACAGACACACTTCTGCCATGAGAAACAGACTAAAAGATGACTCAACACGAACTGTACAGCTGCAGGCAGAATGCGAGCAATTAGAAACATGATCTGCTCCTGAAGCAATACAACTGACGTCATCGACAGCAACAACCTGTCAAGGAAAGTTACAGTAAACCATACTTgatttactgctgtttttagTTCAACTTTTACCACTGTGTACCATTATCTTTGATCAGTTGACGGAaatgacatttctttttgtttgttttaacctAATGCCTTATTTATTATTGAGTTTTTGGATGTCTCCGGCAGATTGCCAAATCAGCATActgtatgttcttttttttttgtccttctgtagaagtttacaataaaataaatacccATCACTTTACTGTGGGAGGCAGTCCATGATTCGTACAGGTTCAGTGGATGCTCAGTGTAAAAAACAACTTGCTGTATGTAAACTACAAGTATTAAACAAACTCTTTCATCTGAAATGTATATCCCCTTTTAGTCTTTATTATCTGGGAAGGCCTGATTCACTTTGGCCTGCGTTAACTGTGCAGCAGTTTGATCATTGCAACAAACACCAACCATTTATTTTCAAGGtttcttattaaaatatttactcTGAGTGATTTTAGGGTGTTTTATGTACTCAGTGACAAAGAAAAATCCAACATAAAGTGTCTCAGTGAGAAATTGGGTCACCATGTGCTGGTAGAACAGTTTTCATGcaccttggcattgattctGAAGTGTCTGAACCCTGTATTTGGGATGGAACAACACTCTTTTAAAAGATactccctcatttggtgttttgatgatggcgGCAGAGAGTGCTGCCTGGCATGTTGGTCCTAAATCCTCCAAGGGTGTTTAGCTGGATTGCGATCAAGTTACTGCCAAGGCCAtagcatatgattcacatcattttcatacttGACAAACCATTCTGCAGCTTCACGTGCCCTATGAATGGGCGCATTgtcatcctggaggagaacactCACaccaggatagaaatgtttcatcacggGATTAAGGAGATCAATCAGAAGAACTTTGCATTCATTTGCAGTGACTCTTCTATCTAAAGGGGtcaagtggacccaaaccatgccagcaaaatTCCCCCCCAACAGCTTAACAGAGATACTAAATCACCTCACTGTGTGGGTCAAGGATATATAGCAGATCTATATATAGATTATATGATTATTTCCACActttttatatattaaataccaaatgcatttttacatttcagcacCTGTTACTGACCCTATTGTACAGTTCTATGGTGCATTTCAGTCTTAAATGCCTTGCTCAAGTGCACACTAAAAACAGATGCATAAGAAAGTGGCAAGCAGCTGGTAATGTTCTCTCGTGCTGCTTTCTTGATCACCTCTCCTGGAATTCGACCAGTTGTACTCTTGTGCGCAAACTGCTTGCTGTAAATCACCAACAATCGTAAAAAGCTCAGGGTGCTGAGATCACAGTGAGATTGGGGGGAAAGCACGTGACACCTCAAAGCGTTTCTGGGATGCTTCCAGGGGTCCACAAATAGCTCTTCGCCATGCCATAACTTTCTGCACCCCGCTGCAGCCTTCACCGGGAGCGCGCAGTCTCTCGGTGACGCTCAGTTTCGTGACAGTCTGCACCAGGTGGAGAGACTCAGAATAGTTCGAACATGAGCTGGTCCGAATTCTTAAGACCAGTGCTGCAACATTTTGGTGTCTAGTGACCAAAATATCAAGTGCGTCACCCTTCAGCCTTACGGGAACACAGCACCCGTTTTATGTGGATTTGGCACTTTAAAAGGGAGACAAGTGCGTGTAGACAACAGTGGAAGAAACGTGTCATCCAGCCAACTTAGAAATACGCAAGAATAGAActgttctgcttttatttcaataCCCTCGGATCTTGTAAAGGAATATTTTGAAGTTCTAAGCAACATGGGACAACACGGCTCCAAATCTTCGATTGAAGCCCGGGTGGTTTTCCTGCGTGTTGGCGCAGTGGATGTGTGTCAAAAATCCGATCCATGCTCCACTCCAGCCTCTGTTGTCCGCATTCAGAAGAAGGTGGCCAACCCGTCGCCCCGTCTTCACTCCTCCGCCCGGTCAACGGAGAAGTCAACACCCCACTCATGGCCTCAAAGTCGCTGTGACGAGGAGGGACTGGTGTACGTGATGGATAACCCAACCGGCGGCGTGTGGGTGAAGCCCGGAGAGAAATGGTGCAGATCTTGATACAAAATGAATTCTTTATGCGATGTGCAACCGATTTAGGCTGTGGAATCAGTCAAGCATCCTGTGACCGGATGCTTTCTGTGCCCTTCACCTTTGTGTCTCCGGAGCAGCAGATGCCACCGGTTTGGGTTGGGGCGCTAAGATGCGCGTACCAAGGCGTATCCACACAGCAGCGACTGGAGCTGAAGAATTAAAGGGTTTCCGCGACGTGGAAGAGTTGGCTGGACTGATCACTGGAATGAATTAAGTTTCTTTCATATGAGACATTCATATATTCAGTGTCAGACTGAGAGAGAAGATGGCGAGCGAAGGTGAAGGGTCGCTTGGAGCGCATTGagattgtgttttctttgaaaacaccGAGCTATCGAATTGTTTCCAACTTGACTGTAAGCAATTGTGACTGTTTAAGTAAGTTTTAAGAGTGTCTTTTAAAGAATGATTGAAGTAGCTCAAATAAAAGAAGGGAGCTTGGACAGTCAGCTGTAGGAATGAAGGAGTTTGGCGACATGTGCCAAGGTAAAATCTGCACCCTTCCATGGCTGACCAACCgtaatttatttttccttccttttaatttgacttttcctaatttctacaaatatttttgttaatatatgtgtatattatactatataatATAAAATCTTCTTAAAATCTTAACTCTGAGAATAGTTTTCTCAAAGATTTCTTTTCAGTGACTTAATATATGTGATACTATAgcacaaataaatgttttaattttttttccaataaagtCATGTTGGTTTGGATGCGATATACTAGGAGTGACTGTAGATCCATCTTTAAGATCAGGACTGAATGTCTCGAATGTCTCTCGGTATGTGAAGCGTGTCATAGCTGCAGTGTGTTTATGGCTCCTTTTATTTTT is from Amphiprion ocellaris isolate individual 3 ecotype Okinawa chromosome 10, ASM2253959v1, whole genome shotgun sequence and encodes:
- the ppm1la gene encoding protein phosphatase 1L — translated: MIGDTMTLLSLLGRIMRYFLLRPETLFLLCISLALWSYFFHTDEVKTIVKSSRDAVKMVKGKVAEMMQNDRLGGLSVLDAEFSKTWEFKNNNVAVYSIQGRRDHMEDRFEVLTDITNKSHPSIFGIFDGHGGEAAADYVKAHLPETLKQQLQAFEREKRESALSYGSILEQRILAVDREMLDKLSANHDEAGTTCLVALLSDRELTVANVGDSRGVLCDKDGNAVALSHDHKPYQLKERKRIKRAGGFISFNGSWRVQGILAMSRSLGDYPLKNLNVVIPDPDIMTFDLDKLQPEFMILASDGLWDAFSNEEAVRFVRERLDEPHFGAKSIVLQSFYRGCPDNITVMVVKFKSGAGGSSKTGE